The following proteins are co-located in the Bacteroidales bacterium genome:
- a CDS encoding T9SS type A sorting domain-containing protein: MKSKVFLIAIAMMIFGVSNAEAQNRQGRNFGNCPYGYYTNPEDCPNQELLQELGVERNAFDKQLTPADKTRLAEIRTQLHSLQSQNWQQRQQMFDNNSNYTPTLAERQQIRVNRTKIQNLRLQADEIADNYFDAIVNILDNYRPSAVTGYGYGYGGRGYRGQGCGGNRMNGQGYGCGNRMNGQGYGSGNRMNGQGYGRGAGAGMRGICPFSPTGYLLWDTSQPWPQAAVDAADNTSINLFPNPATDNVQVFFDVENSEKILISITDRTGNPVWSGKELQADKGQFTHNISLKDFRPGVYFVRIDTGSDQWVRRLVVR, encoded by the coding sequence ATGAAAAGTAAAGTTTTTTTGATTGCAATAGCAATGATGATTTTCGGTGTTTCTAATGCCGAAGCCCAAAACCGACAGGGAAGAAATTTTGGTAACTGTCCGTATGGATATTATACCAATCCCGAAGATTGTCCTAACCAGGAACTTTTGCAGGAGCTTGGCGTCGAGCGCAATGCTTTCGACAAGCAACTAACACCGGCTGATAAAACCAGGCTGGCAGAAATCAGAACCCAGCTTCATTCGTTGCAAAGCCAAAACTGGCAGCAGCGGCAGCAAATGTTCGACAACAATTCTAACTATACACCCACGCTTGCCGAACGTCAGCAGATACGTGTAAACCGCACAAAAATCCAGAATCTGCGACTGCAGGCCGATGAGATCGCCGACAACTATTTCGATGCTATCGTCAACATTCTCGACAATTACCGCCCCTCCGCTGTCACGGGCTACGGCTATGGATATGGTGGACGCGGATACAGAGGGCAAGGTTGTGGTGGCAATCGGATGAATGGGCAAGGTTATGGTTGCGGCAACCGAATGAATGGTCAGGGTTACGGCTCCGGCAACCGGATGAATGGTCAGGGATATGGCCGTGGTGCCGGTGCAGGAATGCGCGGCATATGTCCATTTTCACCTACCGGGTATTTGCTTTGGGACACTTCACAGCCCTGGCCGCAAGCTGCAGTAGATGCGGCAGACAACACCAGCATCAACCTGTTTCCCAATCCGGCAACCGACAATGTACAAGTGTTTTTTGATGTTGAGAATAGCGAAAAAATCCTCATCAGCATCACCGACAGAACTGGCAATCCGGTGTGGAGCGGCAAGGAGCTGCAAGCCGATAAAGGTCAGTTTACTCACAACATTAGTCTCAAAGATTTTCGGCCGGGAGTTTATTTTGTAAGAATCGATACCGGCAGCGACCAATGGGTTCGCCGACTGGTGGTACGGTAA
- a CDS encoding chloride channel protein — translation MRNWRVRHVKDRQLVIFLSLIIGILTGMAAIVLKNLVHYTHYFMTHGFDFKEENYMYLAYPMLGIGLTVLFVRYIIRDNLGHGVSRVLYAISSNKGKLKPHNTFSSVIGSSLTIGFGGSVGLEAPVVLTGSAIGSNLGQLFKLNHKTIVLLIGCGSAGAIAGIFKAPIAGVVFAIEILMLDLTMTSLIPLLLAAVTGATVAFFLLGSDVLFSFQVTTPFLLHDIPFYILLGIVTGLVSLYFTRAVMRIEGYYKRIHSTWLRIFLGGSLLGLLIFTFPSLFGEGYEALEEVLTGNGESIINQSIFSGFIENHWLFLLLLLLILFFKVIATSTTTGIGGVGGIFAPSLFMGGITGFFTSRLINTIPSVSVSESNFSLVGMAGIMAGVMHAPLTAIFLIAEITGGYELFPPLIITAAISYLTIIYFEPHSIYTKRLAQRGELFTHNKDKAVLSLMNARNLIETNFISIHPDAMLGGLVNVITQSTRNIFPVVDDDGNLAGLILMDKIRNIIFKPELYETTFVRDLMETPDVTVHPDELMADVVQKFQKTGKFNIPVLDDGKYIGFISRANVFSVYRRLLKEFSDD, via the coding sequence AAATTATATGTACCTGGCTTACCCGATGCTGGGGATTGGCCTCACGGTGCTTTTTGTGCGCTACATCATCCGCGACAATCTGGGGCATGGTGTGAGCAGAGTATTGTATGCTATTTCGAGCAACAAAGGCAAGCTGAAGCCACACAACACTTTTTCGTCGGTGATCGGAAGTTCGCTCACCATTGGCTTTGGCGGTTCGGTGGGCCTGGAGGCGCCTGTTGTGCTCACCGGTTCGGCCATCGGTAGTAACCTGGGGCAGTTGTTCAAGCTCAACCACAAGACTATCGTGCTGCTTATTGGTTGTGGAAGTGCAGGCGCCATTGCCGGCATTTTTAAAGCCCCCATTGCCGGGGTAGTATTTGCCATCGAAATACTCATGCTGGATCTCACCATGACTTCGCTCATACCGCTTTTGCTGGCTGCCGTTACAGGCGCGACAGTAGCTTTTTTCCTGTTGGGCAGCGATGTTTTGTTTTCTTTTCAGGTCACTACGCCCTTTCTTCTACACGACATTCCTTTTTATATTCTGCTGGGGATTGTTACAGGGCTGGTTTCACTTTATTTTACCCGTGCGGTAATGCGCATCGAGGGCTATTATAAACGTATCCATAGCACATGGTTGCGCATATTTTTGGGCGGCTCCTTGCTGGGCTTACTTATTTTTACCTTTCCATCACTCTTTGGCGAAGGCTACGAAGCGCTCGAAGAGGTGCTCACCGGAAATGGCGAAAGTATTATCAACCAAAGTATCTTCAGTGGCTTTATCGAAAACCATTGGCTCTTCCTTTTGCTGCTGTTGCTGATATTATTTTTTAAAGTAATAGCTACCAGCACTACCACAGGTATTGGTGGCGTGGGTGGCATCTTTGCTCCGTCGTTGTTTATGGGCGGTATCACTGGATTTTTCACTTCCCGTCTTATCAACACGATACCTTCGGTGTCAGTTTCTGAGAGCAACTTCTCGCTGGTAGGCATGGCCGGTATTATGGCCGGTGTGATGCACGCACCACTCACGGCGATATTTCTCATTGCTGAAATTACAGGCGGCTATGAGCTATTTCCACCTTTGATAATTACAGCCGCCATTTCTTATCTCACCATTATCTATTTTGAACCACATTCAATTTACACCAAACGTCTGGCACAGCGGGGTGAACTATTTACACATAATAAAGACAAAGCGGTGCTTTCGCTGATGAATGCCCGTAATCTCATCGAAACTAATTTTATCAGCATTCATCCCGATGCTATGCTTGGCGGATTGGTAAACGTTATTACCCAATCTACACGAAATATCTTTCCGGTAGTGGATGATGATGGAAACTTAGCCGGTCTCATTCTCATGGACAAAATCCGCAACATCATCTTTAAACCCGAGTTGTACGAAACCACCTTTGTGCGCGATCTGATGGAAACGCCCGATGTAACCGTACATCCCGACGAGCTGATGGCTGATGTGGTGCAGAAATTTCAGAAGACGGGCAAGTTTAACATCCCGGTGCTGGACGATGGCAAGTATATCGGTTTTATCTCAAGGGCCAATGTGTTCTCCGTCTATCGTCGTTTGCTCAAAGAATTTTCTGACGATTAA
- a CDS encoding thioredoxin domain-containing protein, translating to MNPPTHRHTNALIDETSPYLLQHAHNPVQWHAWNNETLQKARDLDRMLLISIGYSACHWCHVMERETFENEQLATLMNDHFICIKVDREERPDVDAVYMNAVQLLHSSGGWPLNCFALPDGRPFYGGTYFRPEQWEKLLKDIVKLFADNRDLLQEQADQILNGINKSDLIQPAGEEDSFRNEVLENAMHGFMKNADAVNGGSRGAPKFPMPDTLRLLLHWAHFSKDEKYKNQLLLTLDRMAAGGIYDQLGGGFARYTVDAAWKIPHFEKMLYDNAQLVTVYSEAFRFSGKKEYLEVATETADFILRELTSPEGMFYSALDADSEGEEGKYYVWKQQEFDEVLQEDTAVIAEFYGVGKQGFWEEGKNILVRPWSVDDFANEKGIDEDRFIENLDKARLNLLKARNKRTRPGLDDKSLTSWNALAIKALAQLSVLAEDKRYLDAALKAAKVISSKMTQPDGRLLHNYKKGVTTISGFLEDYAGMTDAAIELFQVTGNEVWADYARTLADYALQHFYDPADGMFWFTHNSSQDLVARKKEIFDNVIPSSNSMMATVLFKLAAIDGNSHYSELAAAMTRSLAHHIQSHPGSFANWAILYFYHLHKYFEVVVSADDPAATADALYRNAYPAKMIFRLKGESSLPIFQGRTSGDNLRVFVCRNQMCQAPVSTSAEAHQLLVY from the coding sequence ATGAACCCTCCCACACACCGCCACACCAACGCTTTGATCGACGAAACAAGTCCTTATCTGCTGCAACACGCGCACAATCCGGTGCAATGGCACGCCTGGAACAACGAGACGCTCCAAAAGGCGCGCGATCTCGACAGGATGCTGCTCATTAGCATTGGCTACTCGGCTTGCCACTGGTGCCATGTGATGGAACGCGAAACTTTTGAAAACGAGCAACTGGCCACCCTGATGAACGATCATTTTATCTGTATAAAAGTCGATCGCGAGGAGCGTCCCGACGTTGACGCTGTGTACATGAATGCCGTGCAATTGCTGCACAGCAGTGGAGGATGGCCGCTCAATTGCTTTGCTCTGCCCGACGGGCGGCCGTTTTATGGCGGAACTTATTTCCGGCCAGAGCAATGGGAGAAGCTTCTGAAGGATATTGTAAAGCTCTTTGCCGACAACCGTGATCTGCTGCAAGAGCAGGCCGATCAGATTTTAAATGGGATCAACAAAAGTGATTTGATACAACCCGCAGGCGAAGAAGATTCTTTTAGAAATGAAGTTTTAGAAAACGCCATGCACGGATTTATGAAAAATGCAGATGCTGTAAATGGCGGCAGCCGCGGCGCACCTAAATTTCCTATGCCCGACACACTTCGGCTGTTGCTGCATTGGGCACATTTTTCGAAAGATGAAAAGTATAAAAATCAACTTCTGCTAACACTTGACCGCATGGCAGCTGGGGGCATTTACGATCAGTTGGGCGGTGGCTTTGCCCGCTACACGGTGGATGCTGCCTGGAAGATTCCTCATTTTGAAAAAATGCTCTACGATAATGCCCAACTCGTAACCGTTTATTCCGAGGCATTCCGCTTTAGCGGAAAAAAAGAATATCTGGAGGTAGCCACCGAAACCGCCGACTTTATCCTGCGCGAACTCACTTCGCCCGAAGGCATGTTTTATTCGGCGCTCGACGCCGACAGCGAAGGTGAAGAAGGAAAATATTATGTGTGGAAACAACAGGAATTTGACGAAGTGCTACAAGAAGATACTGCTGTAATAGCTGAATTTTATGGTGTAGGAAAGCAAGGATTTTGGGAAGAAGGTAAAAATATCCTGGTGCGCCCCTGGTCAGTTGACGATTTTGCTAACGAAAAAGGAATCGATGAAGATCGTTTTATCGAAAATCTGGATAAGGCACGTCTTAATTTGTTAAAAGCGAGGAACAAACGCACACGTCCGGGACTGGATGATAAGTCGCTAACTTCATGGAATGCGCTTGCCATAAAAGCCCTGGCACAACTCTCGGTGCTGGCCGAGGACAAGCGTTATCTGGATGCAGCTTTAAAAGCAGCCAAAGTTATCAGCAGTAAAATGACGCAGCCCGATGGCCGTCTGTTGCACAATTATAAAAAAGGTGTGACAACCATCAGCGGATTTCTGGAAGATTATGCCGGCATGACCGATGCGGCTATCGAACTATTTCAGGTTACCGGCAACGAAGTGTGGGCTGATTATGCCCGAACCCTGGCCGACTATGCGCTTCAACATTTTTACGATCCCGCCGACGGCATGTTTTGGTTTACCCACAACAGCAGCCAGGATCTGGTGGCGCGTAAAAAAGAGATTTTTGACAATGTCATTCCTTCTTCCAATTCGATGATGGCGACGGTACTTTTCAAACTCGCTGCCATCGACGGCAACAGCCATTATTCAGAATTAGCTGCTGCTATGACCCGCAGCCTGGCCCATCACATCCAAAGCCACCCGGGATCATTTGCCAACTGGGCGATTCTATATTTTTATCATCTCCACAAATATTTTGAGGTTGTAGTAAGCGCCGATGACCCCGCAGCAACTGCTGACGCGCTTTATCGAAATGCCTATCCTGCAAAGATGATTTTTAGATTAAAAGGAGAGAGCAGCCTACCGATTTTTCAGGGACGCACTTCCGGAGATAATCTACGGGTTTTTGTTTGTCGAAATCAAATGTGCCAGGCGCCGGTTTCCACGTCAGCCGAAGCTCATCAACTGCTTGTTTATTAG
- a CDS encoding ATP-binding protein, whose protein sequence is MAIALILYLSPLDKETLDVLFSRSLGKNNYLHLQHPGSTRALDSTHETQFVILSAAQHSSALDDAYAHFMSCCSPGTLAVLATSDENNCFGLSTHKFDLVICSVDGLQALARMIRRDSKSMDEIEKLRQYQRRYKSVMESLQGCYFSCHNDSNWTMIELNSKFKKITGYSVDEVINNKHLTFSDLIFPQDRENVWLQIQQAIKKHKAYEVEYRLKTASGQTRYIYEAGFENRFNEHAAVIEGILMDVTYTRRLELQLEAVKKIMLLVHKTKSLRELIGNIKDALAAVIPNGSCYLAFYDRDAKTFMLPVEKNGEAYFQKQEVDKTLDSMVVFRNRTIMQRGNEILKLKRQGKLRNDHSEPKVYIGVPLLIDGKAHGIISIQSFENEESLHDNDRAMLEFIALQIAAVMVHKVVTDENSILIDALQQNPEAIMIIDLDGRIIYANQHALLNSGLTEKKIIGSLPAILDSKYNNVVQIEQIWDALHRHKQWEGEFENKNADDQVFWDFALITPIKNSQNNVTHYVYVQERLTERKKTEAELIIARRRAEESDKRKAAFLSNMSHEIREPMNAILGFTEMLAGDQFALQEHEEFIKLILENGHKLINTLDEIIDIAKIETGQFRIEAAKCSANKILDDNFHILKSLQHKYEKENLKLIARQPHDKENVVFVSDARRINQVLINLMENALKYTFDGFIEIGYKIMHEEVAEHICFYVKDSGTGIATERKELIFDRFRQASENYMNTQSGNGLGLAISRNVAHLMGGDLRVESAIGKGSEFCFILPLKRAMSGFVEPSQPKLQPGDMVWPEKTVLIAEDEDSNFTLLEIMLQKTKVKIRRAYNGKQAVDYVIGGNKVDLVLMDVRMPLMNGYQATEHIKAYNPKLPVIMQTAFVMADDRNTGLAAGCDEYLAKPIRANEIYRLLQKFL, encoded by the coding sequence ATGGCAATAGCATTGATACTCTATCTCAGCCCACTTGACAAAGAAACCCTCGATGTACTTTTCAGCAGGTCTTTGGGCAAAAACAACTACCTGCATCTTCAGCATCCGGGATCCACACGGGCATTGGATTCCACGCATGAAACTCAATTCGTAATTCTTTCAGCGGCACAGCATTCCTCCGCGCTCGACGATGCCTATGCGCATTTTATGTCATGCTGCTCACCCGGCACTTTGGCTGTTTTGGCTACCAGTGATGAGAATAATTGTTTCGGCTTATCCACACATAAATTTGACCTGGTGATTTGCAGTGTTGACGGATTGCAGGCTCTTGCAAGAATGATTAGAAGGGATAGCAAATCGATGGATGAGATCGAGAAGCTCCGCCAATACCAGCGCCGGTATAAATCGGTGATGGAGAGTTTGCAGGGATGCTATTTTAGTTGTCACAACGATAGCAACTGGACCATGATTGAGCTGAATTCTAAATTTAAAAAGATTACCGGATATTCTGTCGACGAAGTCATCAATAACAAGCATCTTACCTTCTCCGATCTGATATTTCCGCAGGATCGCGAAAATGTATGGTTGCAAATACAGCAGGCCATCAAAAAACATAAGGCTTATGAGGTGGAGTATCGGTTGAAGACCGCCAGCGGACAAACCAGATACATTTATGAAGCAGGTTTTGAGAATCGTTTTAATGAACATGCCGCAGTGATTGAAGGTATTTTGATGGATGTTACTTACACACGGCGCCTTGAATTGCAACTCGAAGCGGTAAAAAAAATCATGCTTTTAGTGCATAAAACGAAGAGCCTGAGAGAACTGATCGGGAATATAAAAGATGCGTTGGCAGCAGTTATCCCGAATGGTAGCTGTTATCTTGCTTTTTATGATCGCGATGCCAAAACTTTTATGCTGCCGGTGGAAAAAAATGGAGAGGCTTATTTTCAAAAGCAAGAGGTGGATAAAACACTCGATTCGATGGTCGTTTTTCGCAATCGCACCATTATGCAAAGGGGGAATGAAATTTTAAAACTAAAACGCCAGGGAAAACTGCGCAACGATCACTCTGAGCCTAAAGTTTACATAGGGGTGCCACTGTTGATTGACGGAAAAGCGCATGGCATTATTTCCATCCAAAGCTTCGAAAACGAAGAGTCTCTGCACGATAACGATCGCGCTATGTTAGAATTCATTGCTTTACAAATTGCTGCAGTGATGGTTCACAAAGTGGTTACTGACGAAAACAGTATTTTGATCGACGCGCTCCAACAAAACCCTGAGGCCATTATGATTATTGACCTCGATGGCCGCATCATTTATGCAAACCAGCATGCTTTGCTTAATAGCGGTTTAACAGAGAAAAAGATTATCGGATCACTGCCGGCCATCCTGGATTCCAAATACAATAACGTGGTTCAGATAGAGCAGATTTGGGATGCACTTCATAGGCATAAGCAATGGGAGGGAGAGTTTGAGAATAAAAATGCCGACGACCAAGTGTTCTGGGATTTTGCCCTGATAACGCCTATTAAGAATTCTCAGAATAACGTGACGCATTATGTTTACGTTCAGGAACGCCTCACTGAGCGTAAGAAAACTGAAGCCGAGCTTATCATCGCACGACGTCGCGCCGAAGAAAGCGATAAACGCAAAGCAGCATTTCTTAGCAACATGTCGCACGAAATCCGTGAGCCCATGAATGCCATCCTGGGTTTTACCGAAATGTTGGCAGGCGATCAATTTGCTCTACAGGAACATGAGGAATTTATTAAGCTGATTCTCGAAAACGGTCATAAACTGATCAATACCCTCGACGAAATTATTGATATTGCAAAGATTGAAACCGGGCAGTTCCGCATTGAAGCAGCCAAATGCTCAGCCAATAAGATTTTGGATGATAATTTTCACATCTTAAAGTCTTTACAACATAAATATGAGAAAGAAAACCTGAAGCTCATTGCCCGTCAACCTCATGACAAGGAGAATGTGGTTTTTGTTTCCGACGCCCGCCGCATCAATCAGGTGTTGATCAACCTGATGGAAAATGCACTTAAATACACTTTTGACGGCTTTATTGAAATCGGGTACAAGATAATGCACGAAGAGGTTGCCGAACACATCTGTTTTTATGTAAAAGATAGCGGTACTGGCATTGCCACTGAGCGAAAGGAGCTGATTTTTGACCGGTTCAGGCAGGCTTCCGAAAACTATATGAATACACAAAGTGGCAACGGGTTGGGGTTGGCTATCTCGCGCAATGTAGCGCATCTGATGGGAGGCGATTTGCGGGTAGAATCGGCCATAGGAAAAGGTTCGGAGTTTTGCTTTATCCTGCCACTTAAGCGTGCCATGTCCGGGTTTGTTGAGCCATCTCAGCCAAAGCTACAACCAGGTGATATGGTCTGGCCCGAAAAAACTGTACTTATCGCCGAAGACGAAGATTCCAATTTTACCTTGCTCGAAATAATGTTACAAAAAACAAAGGTAAAGATTCGTCGCGCCTACAACGGGAAGCAAGCAGTGGATTACGTGATTGGCGGAAACAAAGTTGACCTGGTGTTGATGGATGTGCGCATGCCTTTGATGAACGGCTATCAGGCTACTGAGCACATCAAGGCTTATAATCCGAAATTGCCTGTAATTATGCAAACGGCTTTTGTTATGGCCGACGACCGCAACACAGGATTGGCTGCAGGTTGCGATGAGTATCTGGCCAAACCCATTCGTGCCAACGAAATTTACCGGCTGTTGCAGAAGTTTCTGTAA
- a CDS encoding sigma-70 family RNA polymerase sigma factor — MTTTNEIHDHELIEQVKQGDQAAFGELVRRHESVVAATVNGMLGVGDDADDVGQNVFIRFYRAIDDFRGEAALSTYLTRIAINLSLNELKSRKRRRMFFAKPDDDEGLAAFGDTLDEGEQRDTRELVHQALQKLEPKFRSVVVLRMLQGYSTRETAQILKVPQGTVLSRLSRAQEKLKDLLKNIIE; from the coding sequence TTGACAACGACTAACGAAATCCACGACCATGAACTGATTGAACAGGTGAAGCAGGGCGACCAGGCAGCTTTCGGTGAGTTGGTGCGCCGCCATGAATCGGTGGTGGCTGCTACCGTCAACGGAATGCTCGGTGTTGGCGACGACGCAGATGATGTAGGTCAGAATGTATTTATCCGTTTTTATCGTGCCATCGATGATTTCAGGGGCGAAGCGGCGTTGTCCACCTATCTCACACGTATCGCCATCAATCTTTCGCTCAATGAGTTGAAAAGCAGGAAACGCCGCCGTATGTTCTTTGCCAAACCTGACGACGACGAAGGGCTTGCTGCCTTTGGCGACACGCTTGATGAGGGCGAACAGCGCGACACACGTGAGCTGGTGCATCAGGCATTGCAAAAGCTGGAGCCAAAGTTCAGAAGCGTGGTGGTGCTGCGCATGCTGCAAGGCTATTCCACCAGAGAAACGGCGCAGATACTCAAAGTGCCTCAGGGCACAGTGCTTTCGCGATTGTCGCGGGCACAGGAAAAACTAAAAGATTTGTTGAAAAATATAATCGAATAA
- the gyrB gene encoding DNA topoisomerase (ATP-hydrolyzing) subunit B has protein sequence MTIEEKSLSSQNYSADKIQVLEGLEAVRKRPAMYIGDLSTRGLHHLVYEVIDNSIDEALAGWCDKIEVIIHIDNSVTVIDNGRGIPTDLHEKENRSALEVVMTVLHAGGKFDKGSYKVSGGLHGVGVSCVNALSNILVATVYRDGKVFRQEYHKGVPQKDVEVVGTTELSGTRITFIPDDTIFTVTTYEYDILASRLRELAFLNKGITLTLTDERSTDEEGNYPTDSFVSLRGLADFIDYLDVTREPLMPNPISIEGVKNNMPIEIAMQYNTSFSENLHSYVNNISTHEGGTHLAGFRRGLTRTLKSYADKSGMLAKLKFDISGDDFREGLTAIISMKVAEPQFEGQTKTKLGNSDAMGAVDMMVSESLSHYLEENPREARTIVNKVILAATARHAARKARELVQRKSVLSSTGLPGKLSDCSESDPALCEIYLVEGDSAGGTAKQGRDRKFQAILPLRGKILNVEKAMQHRVFDSDEIKNIFTALGISIGTEEDSKALNLDKLRYHKVIIMTDADVDGSHIATLILTFFFRYMKELIENGYVYIATPPLYLLRKNKEERYSWSEEDRLNTIKEWSTDGEGKGIHIQRYKGLGEMNAEQLWDTTMDPSTRTLRQVTIENSTEADRIFSMLMGDEVPPRRDFIERNARYAKIDV, from the coding sequence ATGACAATAGAAGAAAAAAGCTTGTCTTCACAGAATTATTCAGCAGATAAAATTCAGGTTCTCGAAGGACTTGAAGCCGTGCGTAAGCGTCCGGCAATGTACATCGGCGACTTGAGTACCCGAGGCCTACACCATCTTGTTTACGAAGTAATCGACAACTCCATCGACGAGGCGCTGGCCGGCTGGTGCGACAAAATAGAAGTGATTATCCATATCGACAATTCCGTCACCGTTATCGACAACGGACGTGGCATCCCCACTGACCTTCACGAAAAAGAAAACCGCTCGGCACTTGAGGTTGTAATGACGGTGCTGCACGCAGGTGGTAAATTCGACAAAGGCAGCTACAAAGTTTCAGGAGGTTTGCACGGTGTTGGCGTTTCGTGTGTAAACGCACTCTCCAACATTTTGGTAGCAACAGTATACCGCGATGGGAAAGTTTTTAGACAGGAATACCACAAGGGCGTTCCACAAAAAGATGTGGAAGTAGTTGGCACCACTGAGCTTTCAGGCACACGCATCACTTTTATACCCGACGACACCATTTTTACCGTCACTACCTACGAATATGACATTCTTGCTTCACGTTTGCGTGAACTGGCATTTCTGAATAAAGGCATCACCCTTACCCTTACCGACGAACGTTCAACCGATGAAGAAGGAAATTATCCAACCGACTCCTTTGTCTCCTTGCGTGGGCTGGCCGATTTTATCGATTACCTCGACGTTACGCGGGAACCACTTATGCCCAATCCTATCAGCATCGAAGGTGTGAAAAATAATATGCCTATCGAAATAGCCATGCAGTACAATACTTCTTTTTCAGAAAATCTGCATAGCTACGTCAACAACATTAGTACCCATGAAGGAGGCACCCACCTGGCCGGATTCCGCCGCGGGCTAACCCGCACACTCAAATCCTACGCCGACAAATCGGGCATGCTGGCAAAACTGAAATTCGACATCAGCGGCGACGACTTCCGTGAAGGCCTTACAGCCATCATTTCTATGAAAGTAGCCGAGCCACAGTTTGAAGGACAAACCAAAACCAAGCTGGGAAACAGCGATGCGATGGGTGCAGTAGATATGATGGTGAGTGAATCGCTGAGCCATTATCTCGAAGAAAATCCGCGTGAAGCGCGCACCATCGTCAACAAGGTGATACTCGCTGCCACGGCACGCCATGCTGCCCGCAAGGCACGTGAACTGGTGCAGCGTAAAAGCGTACTTTCTTCCACCGGTTTGCCAGGCAAACTTTCCGACTGCTCTGAGAGCGACCCGGCGTTGTGCGAAATTTATCTGGTTGAGGGCGACTCAGCCGGTGGCACAGCCAAACAAGGCCGCGATCGGAAATTCCAGGCTATCCTGCCTTTGAGAGGAAAAATCCTGAATGTGGAAAAGGCTATGCAGCATAGGGTTTTTGATAGCGATGAGATCAAGAATATTTTTACGGCACTGGGTATTTCTATCGGCACCGAGGAGGACAGCAAAGCGCTAAATCTTGACAAACTGCGCTATCACAAAGTAATTATCATGACGGATGCCGACGTGGACGGAAGCCACATTGCCACCCTGATCCTTACCTTCTTTTTCAGATATATGAAAGAGCTTATCGAGAACGGATATGTGTACATTGCTACTCCGCCGCTCTATCTGCTCCGCAAGAACAAAGAGGAGCGCTACTCGTGGAGCGAAGAGGATCGCTTAAACACCATAAAGGAATGGTCAACCGATGGCGAAGGAAAAGGAATACACATACAACGCTACAAAGGCCTGGGAGAGATGAACGCCGAACAACTCTGGGACACCACAATGGATCCTTCAACCAGAACACTGCGACAGGTTACCATCGAAAACAGCACAGAGGCCGATCGTATATTTTCGATGCTCATGGGCGATGAAGTGCCGCCACGACGCGACTTTATCGAAAGGAACGCACGTTACGCCAAGATCGACGTCTAA